The bacterium genome contains the following window.
GTTGCGCTTGTAGATGATGAGCGTGGTACGGGTGAGTTCCTCCAGGCTGACTCGTGGCTTTTTGGCCAGCGGGTGGTTCGGCGGGGCGATCACCCGCATGATGTCGGTGAACACCGGGAAAAAGACCAGGTTGCGGTTCTCCACCGGCAGGGTGACAAAGCCCAGGTCGAGCACGCCCTCCTGCACCGCATTGCAGATCGTGGCCGAGTTGTCCACAGAGATCGAAATTTCCACCCGCGGGAATCGCTGGTTGAACTCCCGGAAGATACGCGGCAGAACGTAAATGCTCATTACATCCACCGTGCCCAGCTCCAGACGGCCGGCCTCCAGGTTTTTGAGGTCTTCCAGGATCGTGTGCGCCTCGCGCAGTTGCTGGAAAATCTTGCGCGACTGGGCGTACAGCATCTCGCCAGCCCGGCTGAGCTGTACATGCTTACCGCGCCGCTCGAACAGTTTCTGCCCCAGTTCCTCCTCCAGGCGGGCGATCTGGCTGCTCACCGCGGGCTGGGTCAGCAGAAGCTCAGCCGCGGCGCGGGTGAAACTGCCGTTTTCGGCCACGGCGTGAAAGAAACGCAGATGTTCGAGCAGCATGTATCCTCCAACGCGGCGGGTGGATTGTCCCCGGATTAGTGCGCAACGGTAAAGAAATTATTTCGGAAGTCTGTGCGGACCCGTTTGGGGCCTGTTTTGTAACTTCCAAAAAAACATTGGTTTACGGAAGCGCAAGATATTAATATAGATTTTGATTATGTTTAACATAACAATAATAAATTGGACAAATGTTGTAAAGCTGAATAATATCGTGTGTCGAAATATGTTGACCGGACAATCCCCAATGCGGCTGTCAGGAAAAACAAACCATAGCCAGGAGTCTCCCATATGAGCAAAAAAGTCAGAGTGGCAATCGTGGGGGTGGGCAACTGCGCCAGCTCCCTGGTCCAGGGTGTGGAGTTCTACAAGAACGCGGCTGAGGATGAGTTCGTTCCCGGTCTGATGCATGTCAACCTGGGCGGATACCACATCCGCGACATCGAGTTCGTGGCCGCGGTGGATGTCAACCGGACCAAGGTCGGTCACGATCTGGCCGAGGCCGTGTTCGCCGACCCGAACAACACGATCAAGTTCAGCGACGTGCCCACCACGGGGATTACGGTCAAACGCGGCCCGGTGATCGACGGGATCGGCAAGTACCTGTCGCAGGTGATCCAGATCTCGGATGAGCCCGAGGTCGACATGGTCCAGTTGCTCAAGGAGAGCCGGGCCGATGTGATGGTCAGCTACCTGCCCGTGGGCAGCGAGAAAGCCTCGCGTTTCTACGCCGAGCAGGCCCTGGCCGCGGGCGTGGGCTTTGTCAACTGCATCCCGGTGTTCATCGCCAAGGAGTGGGGCGACCGTTTCCGCAAGGCCGGCCTGCCGATCGTGGGCGATGACATCAAGAGCCAGGTCGGGGCGACTATCACCCACCGCGTGCTGGCCAAGCTGTTCGGCGACCGCGGCGTTAAGCTGCTGCGCACCAGCCAGCTCAATGTGGGCGGCAACACCGATTTCATGAACATGCTGGAGCGCGAGCGCCTGGAGAGCAAGAAAATCTCGAAGACCCAGGCCGTGACCAGCCAGCTTGCCACCCCGCTGGAGCCGCGCAATGTCTACATCGGCCCGAGCGACTATGTCTCGTGGCTGGATGACCGCAAGTGGGCGCACATCCGTCTCGAGGGCCAGACGTTCGGCAACGTGCCGCTGAACCTGGAGCTCAAACTCGAGGTCTGGGACAGCCCCAACTCGGCCGGCGTGGTGATCGACGCGATCCGCTGCTGCAAGTTGGCCCTGGACAAGGGGATCAGCGGCCCGCTGTTCGGCCCGGCGGCCTATTTCATGAAGAGTCCTCCGATCCAGTATTCGGATGAGGAGGCCCGTCGCATGGTCGAGGATTTCATCTGCAAGAACGACGGCCGGAAGAAGGGTCAGGGGGACGCCGAGGTCGAGCTGGCCTCGGTGAAATAAGCCTCGCCAGGTGAAATGATGGATAAGAGAAGCCCCGGTGCACGGTAGGTGCGCCGGGGCTTCTTGCTGTCTGTGCCGGAGCGGAATCAAATCCGTCTGTAGCTTATATTTGTGGAGCCTCCGGATATCGTGCCGCCCTCGTAGTAATAGCTGTCGACAGACAATAGTCCAGAACCCTTGAGAAATCTCACGACTCCGTTGTAGCACGGTACCCAACTGCTTGAAAGTATATAGATCAACGTATCACCTCTCACTTCGGCAGAGTTGTATTGGGTCGCATCCGGGGCTATGAACCAACCTGGCAGAAGAAACGGCGCCAGGTCTATCAGTGTACCGCCTTTGTCCGCGGAATAGCTGAGCATGGGATGTCGGGCGTCATAACCCGATTGGGCGGAATCGGCTGGAACATACCAGAGGGAATCGGCGGATAGATACAGGTGGATCGTTTGGGAGAGGCTGTAAGCATTTTTCACAGTTAAGATTCGATCGTTGGGATACGGAGTGTACTGTTTGTCGAGCGAGTCCAGCTCGACTGCGAATGCTATGTCTGCAATCAGTTCTTCAGCCGAGGAGCTGCTCTGGCCATGGATCATTTGAATGCTGCAAACGCCGGACATGATGTGATATTTATATGTTTCATAATTATGCGCTTGATATGAGCTGACCAGGGTGAACTGATATTGCTGCTGTCCGTCTTCTTGAGGCAGGTAATCCTGCAGGATCGCACCTTTGCCCGGGGCCAGGGGGATGTCGTGCCCGCAGTCGGCCAGGGTGAGCAGAGCCGACAAGCAAAGTAACAACAGCCTAAGATTCCTTGCCCCGTTGTGAGGCATAGCTGAGCCCCTAGTAGAAGTTCAATCACGGTCGATTCGGGCGGATCAGATTTTCGTGTACGATACCGTATAATGGCTTGGCGAAAGCGTACCCTCTCCCACAATCTGCTCGTAATGGACCGATTCGAGTCCGGCGCCTTTCAGAAACTTGATCGTACCCCTTTGTATCATGGTGTAGCTGCAATAGATATCTATCGTGAATATCAGGGTGTCCCCTTTGACCAACGCGGTGTTATCATCCCATACCTCCTGACTTTCCCAAGGCGCCAGCGACCAGCCGGGCGGCAGAAAAGGCGCAAGCTCACGCAGAGTGCCGTTGTCGCCGTCGAAGTTCATTACGAGAGTTCTGTTGCCGGAGGTGTCGTTCGGTACATACCACAGGCTATCTGAAGCCAGAATCAGCCTGGCTTGAGAATTGACTGTAAGGTCCTTCTGCTCGTCTCTTTCCTCGCCAAAGTAACCTCGGACAGTGCTGATCAGGGCGGACTTGATTTCAAACACATTGTTCAGGGAGATGTCCATTGCCGCTGAATCCCCCACTGCCGGGCTGAAATTGATTGTCACGCTGCCGCTCAAGGCGTGCGTGAAATAATAATCTTCTGAGTAATGGCTGAAATTGTTGGAGATCGAGAAGCTGTAAGCTTGGTTGCCCCCATCCAGCGGCAGATAGTCCGCCAGAGTCGTTTTGGATACGACAACCTCGGTTGCCGAGGTGTCGTTCTGTTCCGGGACGAGTGGATTGTCGCCCTGCTCCGGCGCGGCTGGGTTGTCGTGCCCGCAGCCGGCCAGGGTGAGCAGCGCCAGCAGAAATGCAGCCAATCGCACCGCACAACGGGCAGCGTTTAGCGACATACCAGACCCTCGGAAAGATGTTTAATCGCGGTATATCAGATTATCCGTTTCTTTGTACATCAAATCGCATGCCGTTTTGTCGCTGATGGTGATTTCGTTGATCGGCAATGTGTTGTGTCGGCGCTGGTTCGGTGAGCACTGCTCCGGGTGCTGCCGGGGGCTTATGTCTGTTGCTGCCGGAGTAACACAATTCCCGGCATTTCTCCCCCTTCGGTCAAGCCAGGAAGGCGTGGGGCTTGATTTTTGACATAGGGGAACGATATGCCGTGCCCTCCTTTCCACCCGCGGTCAAGGTGGACTGCCGACCGGCCTCCCCCTTTGACAAGGGGGATTGAGGGGGATTTAATCTTAGAAATCGAGCACGCTGCAGCGTGCCCCAACAACGACTTCGATCTTGTTCATTATGCTGTATTCGCGTTTCCCCGGCTAACGGCCCTTCCGGGCTCCGGCGCGGTTTTCTCCCCGCTGCCATAACTTTGGCTAATCCGGGCCTTTTTTATTATTTTAGGGTGTGACGGGAAGCCGTTCTCAACCTGAAACGTACGTTTCACTCTACTTAAAGCGATGGGGATCGGATGAGTCATCGGATCGAGGTCGGATTCAAGCCCGCGATGGTGGATGCGCTGGGCCAGTCGGTGGCGCGCTCGGTGCGCGAGGACTTGGGGCTGGCCCCGCGACGGGTGCGCAGCCTGGCGGTCTACACCACCAACGCCTCTTTCAGCCGGGCGGAGCTGGAGCGCCTGGGAGCGGAGCTTTTCGCCGACCCGGTGGCGCAGCTCTACAGCGTGGACACCCCGCTCTACGGCGCGGCCGATTTCAACTGGCTGGTCGAGGTGGGCTACCGCCCCGGGGTGACCGACAACGTGGGCCACAGCGCCGCCGAGGGCGTGCAGGACATGCTGGGCCGTCAGTTCGCCGCGGGTGAGGGCTTTTTCGCCGGCCGTCAGTACCTGTTCGAGGGCGATTTCAGCCGCGCCGATATGGACCGGATCGCCGGGGGCTTGTTGGCCAACGAGCTGATCGAGCGCTGGCAGATATTGAGCCGCGCCGAGTGGGAAAGCGGCGCGCGGGTTTCGCTCTCAGTGCCCGTGGTCGGCCGGAGCGAAACCCCGCCGGTGCGCCGGATCGACCTGGAGGTGGAGGACGCGGCCCTGCTGCGTATCTCGGAGGCGGGCGTGCTCTCGCTCAGCCTTGAGGAGATGAAAGCGATCCAGGCCTGGTACCGCCGCCCGGAGGTTCGCGCGCAGCGACAGGCCCAGGG
Protein-coding sequences here:
- a CDS encoding LysR family transcriptional regulator encodes the protein MLLEHLRFFHAVAENGSFTRAAAELLLTQPAVSSQIARLEEELGQKLFERRGKHVQLSRAGEMLYAQSRKIFQQLREAHTILEDLKNLEAGRLELGTVDVMSIYVLPRIFREFNQRFPRVEISISVDNSATICNAVQEGVLDLGFVTLPVENRNLVFFPVFTDIMRVIAPPNHPLAKKPRVSLEELTRTTLIIYKRNSVTRSLIEQVFAEAGLELAPDMEIDRPEAMKKLVEVGLGVSIIPEMSIRRELEEGSLVTLDTGEVRFERQLGLVCRRGQFFSPSAAAFLEIVRAALKPARWFDREAAAL
- a CDS encoding inositol-3-phosphate synthase; amino-acid sequence: MSKKVRVAIVGVGNCASSLVQGVEFYKNAAEDEFVPGLMHVNLGGYHIRDIEFVAAVDVNRTKVGHDLAEAVFADPNNTIKFSDVPTTGITVKRGPVIDGIGKYLSQVIQISDEPEVDMVQLLKESRADVMVSYLPVGSEKASRFYAEQALAAGVGFVNCIPVFIAKEWGDRFRKAGLPIVGDDIKSQVGATITHRVLAKLFGDRGVKLLRTSQLNVGGNTDFMNMLERERLESKKISKTQAVTSQLATPLEPRNVYIGPSDYVSWLDDRKWAHIRLEGQTFGNVPLNLELKLEVWDSPNSAGVVIDAIRCCKLALDKGISGPLFGPAAYFMKSPPIQYSDEEARRMVEDFICKNDGRKKGQGDAEVELASVK